The following coding sequences are from one Elusimicrobium minutum Pei191 window:
- a CDS encoding M20 family metallo-hydrolase, with product MSIKEILKKIDGSKQFVIDMQKGLTAIPALSPTLPGGEGEYDKAVYLESVLKKMKFDEVYRLDCPDKKAKNGVRPNIIAKYYGKDKTKNFWVMAHMDIVSPGDLSLWKTDPYKAEVKGDLIYGRGTEDNQQGLISGLVAVKAMMDLGIRPDINFSFIFNADEETGSAYGIGHIVKKHFKIFGKNDCVMVPDGGNKEGTQVEVAEKSICWLKFKVFGKQFHASMPESGNNAHRAGANLIVALDEALHKKFNKKDKMFAPSVSTFEPTKKESNVDSINILPGEDVFYFDCRILPVYKVEQVMKEVNAVVKKISQKFKTKITVEVVQNESSIPTNPKAEIVKATVNAVKLVYKNNPKVVGIGGGTVSAFLRNKGVPCVVYSKLLETLHSPNECSSIKNTLGDAKVFAHMAMTLK from the coding sequence ATGAGCATTAAGGAAATTTTAAAAAAAATTGACGGTTCAAAACAATTTGTTATCGATATGCAAAAAGGTTTAACTGCTATACCGGCGCTTTCACCCACGTTGCCCGGTGGCGAAGGGGAATATGATAAAGCGGTTTATTTGGAAAGTGTTTTGAAGAAAATGAAATTTGACGAAGTTTACCGTTTGGACTGCCCGGACAAAAAAGCTAAAAACGGCGTAAGACCCAACATTATAGCCAAGTATTACGGCAAAGATAAAACAAAAAACTTTTGGGTTATGGCGCACATGGACATTGTGTCCCCCGGCGATTTAAGCCTTTGGAAAACGGACCCTTATAAAGCGGAAGTAAAGGGGGATTTAATTTACGGCCGCGGAACTGAAGATAACCAGCAAGGTCTTATCTCAGGTTTGGTAGCCGTTAAAGCTATGATGGACCTTGGCATAAGGCCCGATATTAATTTTAGTTTTATTTTTAACGCTGACGAAGAAACAGGCAGCGCGTACGGTATAGGACATATCGTAAAAAAGCATTTTAAAATTTTCGGTAAAAATGACTGTGTTATGGTGCCGGACGGCGGCAACAAGGAAGGCACTCAGGTTGAAGTGGCTGAAAAATCTATTTGCTGGCTTAAATTTAAGGTGTTCGGCAAGCAGTTCCACGCCTCAATGCCGGAAAGCGGAAATAATGCCCATAGAGCGGGTGCTAACTTAATAGTAGCGCTTGATGAAGCTTTGCATAAAAAATTTAATAAGAAAGACAAAATGTTCGCGCCTTCGGTAAGCACGTTTGAGCCTACAAAAAAGGAGTCAAATGTTGACAGCATTAACATTTTGCCCGGTGAGGACGTTTTTTATTTTGACTGCCGTATCCTGCCTGTTTATAAAGTTGAACAGGTTATGAAAGAGGTTAACGCCGTAGTTAAAAAAATCAGCCAGAAATTTAAAACAAAAATTACCGTTGAGGTAGTTCAAAATGAAAGCTCTATACCCACTAACCCTAAGGCTGAAATTGTTAAAGCCACTGTAAATGCCGTTAAACTTGTTTATAAAAACAACCCCAAAGTTGTAGGTATAGGCGGGGGCACAGTGTCCGCGTTTTTAAGAAACAAAGGCGTTCCTTGTGTTGTATACTCGAAGCTGCTTGAAACGCTGCACAGCCCGAATGAATGTTCAAGTATTAAGAATACTTTGGGCGACGCTAAAGTATTCGCTCATATGGCAATGACTTTAAAATAG
- a CDS encoding N-acetylmuramoyl-L-alanine amidase family protein: protein MKRNYFFAFLLLISAALSYAQDVPVAANLPLREKNPETVYPISVEYPHENMYIPMGTKATFIFGNISNPKAALTINNVPVPVYKTGGFLAFLPIEEGKFTFNIETDDGVVKHQATRTVNVDGVKIKEFKEASFEIKTIKPQTDIWAVPGDKIELSAFGMPGSSVTAAISGLKEAKNIELKEVESGFYQAFYIITDKDQAKAAKITYRIFHEPTGTKNRAVAPGRLKILEPKDFVTAEIKAPGSRIRNQAVKKGSLYPFYNMYGNIVIDGLYEGMYRVRLGEKHSGWIEESKVRPVRKTPSLNKIETVTTEDLTTKTRITFYGKNIVPVLTESGPTSFNMTFFYTDYNIPVIEDPISTLVNNIVFEIIDDTTIKFNLNYAEGQILWGYDYAYDEKGNLVLELMHKPFLNPQPGKPLAGAKIMLDPGHSPRRKPDYDGAIGPTGLLEYEVNMQTAKELASLLAKTGAEVIMSKNETEQTSLQQRAAAALKSGAHIFVSIHHNALPVGANPLSKERGFTVYYFHEHSKKLAEDITKGFVKNVKLPNMGTWPGDFYVVRTPQLPAVLTENAFLMYPNQEEMVRNDKTRQAFVKAIYEGILNFYNVKIDEPATAATKPKVYRHKKKITKNTQVKKPIMAKSAAQAK from the coding sequence ATGAAAAGAAACTATTTTTTTGCATTCTTATTGCTTATATCGGCGGCGCTTTCATATGCGCAAGACGTCCCTGTGGCGGCCAACTTGCCGCTGAGGGAGAAAAACCCCGAAACGGTTTACCCGATTTCAGTTGAGTATCCTCATGAAAATATGTACATTCCGATGGGTACAAAAGCAACTTTTATTTTTGGAAACATAAGCAACCCCAAGGCGGCTCTTACAATAAACAATGTACCTGTTCCCGTTTATAAAACAGGCGGATTTTTAGCTTTTTTACCCATCGAGGAAGGTAAGTTTACTTTTAATATTGAAACAGACGACGGCGTTGTAAAACATCAAGCAACCAGAACCGTTAATGTAGACGGAGTAAAAATAAAGGAATTTAAAGAAGCCTCTTTTGAAATAAAAACAATAAAACCGCAAACGGATATTTGGGCTGTACCCGGCGATAAAATAGAGCTTTCCGCCTTTGGAATGCCCGGCTCTTCGGTAACCGCGGCGATTTCCGGTTTAAAAGAAGCAAAAAATATTGAGCTTAAAGAAGTTGAATCCGGTTTTTACCAAGCGTTTTATATTATTACAGACAAAGACCAAGCTAAAGCCGCAAAAATTACTTACAGAATATTCCATGAGCCCACCGGCACAAAAAACAGAGCTGTCGCCCCGGGCAGGCTAAAAATATTGGAACCTAAAGATTTTGTAACTGCTGAAATAAAGGCCCCAGGAAGCCGCATAAGAAATCAAGCGGTAAAAAAAGGAAGCTTATATCCTTTTTATAATATGTACGGTAATATAGTAATAGACGGTTTGTACGAAGGAATGTACCGTGTACGCTTAGGTGAAAAACACAGCGGGTGGATAGAGGAATCAAAAGTAAGGCCGGTAAGAAAAACACCTTCGCTTAATAAAATAGAAACCGTTACAACGGAAGATCTTACAACAAAAACAAGAATTACCTTTTACGGCAAAAATATTGTACCCGTACTTACTGAAAGCGGGCCGACGTCATTTAACATGACTTTCTTTTATACCGATTACAATATCCCTGTTATTGAAGACCCTATAAGCACTTTGGTTAACAATATAGTTTTTGAAATTATTGATGACACTACAATAAAATTTAATTTAAATTATGCGGAAGGCCAAATCCTTTGGGGTTATGATTACGCATATGACGAAAAAGGCAACCTTGTTTTAGAGCTTATGCATAAACCTTTTTTAAACCCGCAGCCGGGCAAACCATTGGCAGGCGCTAAAATTATGCTTGACCCGGGCCATTCCCCCAGAAGGAAGCCCGACTATGACGGCGCCATCGGCCCTACAGGCCTTTTGGAATACGAAGTTAATATGCAAACCGCCAAAGAGCTGGCCAGTCTTCTTGCAAAAACGGGAGCGGAAGTTATTATGAGTAAAAACGAAACTGAACAAACTTCCCTGCAGCAAAGAGCTGCGGCGGCTTTAAAAAGCGGAGCGCATATTTTTGTAAGCATACACCACAACGCTTTACCTGTAGGCGCCAACCCGCTTTCAAAAGAAAGGGGATTTACAGTTTATTATTTCCATGAACACAGCAAAAAACTTGCTGAGGATATAACAAAAGGTTTTGTTAAAAATGTAAAACTGCCCAATATGGGCACCTGGCCCGGTGATTTTTATGTTGTGCGCACACCCCAACTGCCCGCTGTGCTGACGGAAAACGCCTTTTTAATGTACCCCAACCAGGAAGAAATGGTGCGAAACGACAAAACCCGCCAGGCTTTTGTTAAAGCTATCTACGAAGGTATTTTGAATTTTTATAATGTAAAAATTGACGAGCCCGCCACCGCGGCCACAAAGCCAAAGGTATACAGGCATAAAAAGAAAATTACCAAAAACACGCAGGTTAAAAAACCTATTATGGCAAAATCCGCCGCTCAAGCAAAATAG
- a CDS encoding Nif3-like dinuclear metal center hexameric protein, translating into MVTRNSIIDYINDYLGSALIKDASQNGLQVEGRENIRKIVFGVSANLEFFKKAAAAKADMVITHHGLLWSQNPAVTGIFKKRIEFLIKHDINLASWHLPLDMHAVLGNNAQMVKKLGVKNIKSFGVYHGVKIGFMGLLPKEMTLKEVESKFAVKPNLVFNFGKSKNKIVAIISGGGYDMFEQAVDAGADLFITGSSEEFVQEIAREGKINYMALGHYNSEVYGVKALMGLVGKKFKVSTEFIDVANPI; encoded by the coding sequence ATGGTTACTAGAAACTCCATAATTGATTATATAAATGACTATTTGGGTTCCGCGCTTATTAAGGATGCGTCCCAAAACGGCTTGCAGGTTGAAGGGAGGGAAAATATACGTAAAATAGTATTTGGCGTGTCGGCCAACCTTGAATTTTTTAAAAAAGCGGCCGCCGCTAAAGCCGATATGGTTATTACCCATCATGGTTTGCTTTGGTCCCAAAATCCTGCCGTAACAGGCATTTTTAAAAAAAGGATAGAGTTTTTAATTAAGCATGATATAAATCTTGCCTCCTGGCATTTGCCGTTGGATATGCACGCTGTTTTAGGCAATAACGCGCAGATGGTAAAGAAACTTGGGGTAAAAAACATAAAGTCTTTTGGCGTTTATCACGGCGTAAAGATAGGTTTTATGGGGCTGCTCCCCAAAGAAATGACTCTTAAGGAAGTTGAAAGCAAATTTGCCGTAAAGCCTAATTTGGTTTTCAATTTCGGCAAGAGTAAAAATAAAATCGTTGCTATAATTTCAGGCGGCGGGTATGATATGTTTGAACAAGCCGTTGACGCAGGGGCGGATTTGTTTATAACCGGCAGTTCCGAAGAATTTGTGCAGGAAATTGCCAGAGAAGGAAAAATAAACTACATGGCGCTTGGCCACTATAATTCTGAAGTGTACGGCGTAAAAGCGCTTATGGGACTTGTGGGTAAAAAATTTAAAGTCAGCACGGAATTTATAGACGTGGCTAACCCTATCTGA
- a CDS encoding helix-turn-helix domain-containing protein, with product MKNTQFFTIEEVAELLKVSEMTIYRYIKARKLTAYKLGRKAYRINNTDLKAFLNKVKTK from the coding sequence ATGAAAAACACACAATTTTTTACCATAGAAGAGGTTGCAGAACTTCTTAAAGTCAGTGAAATGACTATATACCGCTATATCAAGGCCAGGAAACTTACCGCCTACAAATTAGGGCGAAAGGCTTACCGTATAAACAATACCGACTTAAAAGCCTTCTTAAATAAAGTAAAAACAAAATAG
- a CDS encoding DEAD/DEAH box helicase family protein, translating to MKLHFDAKQPYQQDAMRAIIDVFKGQPINNGDFEASFGGVDGLALSIMGVKNNIVLSEEQILKNVCEVQEKNGLDIATKLEGLNFTIEMETGTGKTYVYLRTIYELNKQYGFKKFVIVVPSIAIKEGVLKNLEITHEHFQGLYENTSVKFQVYDSAKVSALRGFADSNNIEILVINIDSFAKDENVVNNENDKLTGKKPIEFIQATNPIVIVDEPQNMETEIRKRAIARLNPACTLRYSATHKNMYNLLYSLDPVKAYDLGLVKQIEVDSVITENDHNRAFIELVEFKQNKNSVLAKVKIECESPSGVKSKVVTIGADEKYDLYQLSGQREIYKDNFVPISLDAGEGFVEFGNGLRVSLGQSNSQVKDDIMKTQIERTIAEHLAKEKQLRPQGIKVLSLFFIDRVANYRAWDESGNIVEGKIHKWFEEIYKNIVSKSGNSNIMSQDIKEIHNGYFSQDKKGHLKDSSESRETKDDADTYQLIMKDKERLLDVNNPLRFIFSHSALREGWDNPNVFQICTLNETRSEMKKRQEIGRGLRLAVNADGMRIYDKSINKLTVVANETYADFSANLQKEIEDDCGVAFQGRIKDKRARKKVGLKKGFELDAKFIELWDKIKHKTTYKVDYDSQDLIKAAGKALRDLETEIKAPIIRTVKTGVNITSEGVFGTVKGSTTKAMAAGFEIPNIIDYIQSRLSSKLTRKTILEIIKASGRMEDVLKNPQMFLDLAIGKINNVMNELMVDGIKYEKIAGQEWQMLLFKEQEIESYIENLYPIKNQDKTIADSIVIDSLSSPERQFAEDCENNDNVDFFIKLPDWFKIRTPMGTYNPDWALIYKNDKRIYFVAETKSTLSLDRLRTEEQLKIKCGKAHFKDFKDVEFKHVTKVGDLIS from the coding sequence ATGAAACTACATTTTGATGCTAAGCAGCCGTACCAGCAAGACGCTATGCGGGCTATAATAGACGTGTTTAAAGGGCAACCTATAAATAATGGGGACTTTGAAGCGTCTTTTGGTGGCGTGGATGGGCTGGCACTATCTATAATGGGTGTTAAGAATAATATTGTACTTTCAGAAGAACAAATTTTAAAAAATGTGTGTGAAGTGCAAGAAAAAAATGGCCTAGATATTGCCACTAAACTGGAAGGGCTAAACTTCACCATAGAAATGGAAACAGGTACAGGTAAAACCTATGTTTACCTTAGAACCATTTATGAGCTGAACAAACAGTACGGCTTTAAAAAATTTGTGATTGTGGTGCCCAGCATAGCCATAAAAGAAGGTGTGTTAAAAAACCTGGAAATTACGCATGAGCACTTCCAAGGTTTGTATGAAAACACTTCAGTAAAATTTCAGGTTTACGACTCTGCTAAAGTATCTGCCCTGCGTGGGTTTGCTGATAGTAATAACATTGAAATACTTGTTATAAACATAGACTCATTTGCCAAGGATGAAAACGTTGTAAATAATGAAAACGATAAACTGACTGGCAAAAAACCAATAGAGTTTATTCAGGCTACTAACCCCATAGTTATTGTGGACGAACCGCAAAATATGGAAACTGAAATACGTAAGCGTGCCATAGCAAGACTTAACCCTGCTTGCACGTTAAGATACTCCGCCACGCATAAAAACATGTATAACCTGCTTTATAGTTTGGACCCTGTTAAAGCCTATGACCTAGGGCTTGTTAAACAGATAGAAGTGGATAGCGTGATAACAGAAAACGACCATAACAGGGCATTTATTGAACTGGTGGAATTTAAACAAAATAAAAACAGTGTGTTGGCTAAAGTTAAGATTGAGTGTGAGAGCCCCTCTGGCGTTAAGTCAAAGGTGGTAACCATAGGCGCAGATGAAAAGTATGACCTCTACCAACTTTCTGGACAGCGTGAAATATACAAAGATAATTTTGTGCCAATATCTTTAGACGCTGGGGAAGGCTTTGTGGAGTTTGGCAATGGCTTAAGAGTATCTCTGGGACAAAGCAACAGCCAAGTGAAAGATGACATAATGAAAACGCAGATAGAGCGCACCATAGCCGAACATTTAGCCAAAGAAAAACAACTGCGCCCACAAGGCATTAAAGTATTGTCTTTGTTTTTTATTGATAGAGTGGCAAACTATAGGGCCTGGGATGAAAGTGGAAACATTGTGGAAGGCAAAATACACAAATGGTTTGAAGAAATTTATAAAAATATTGTCAGTAAATCTGGCAATAGCAACATTATGAGCCAGGATATAAAAGAGATACATAATGGCTATTTCTCCCAAGATAAAAAGGGACACCTGAAAGACTCCTCAGAGAGCAGGGAAACAAAAGACGATGCTGATACATACCAGCTTATTATGAAAGATAAGGAACGCTTGCTGGATGTTAATAATCCCCTGCGCTTTATATTTAGCCACTCTGCCCTTAGGGAAGGCTGGGACAACCCTAATGTGTTTCAGATATGCACGTTAAATGAAACCAGGTCTGAAATGAAAAAGAGGCAAGAAATAGGCCGTGGATTACGCCTTGCTGTTAATGCAGATGGTATGCGAATTTATGACAAAAGTATAAATAAACTAACAGTTGTAGCTAACGAAACTTATGCCGATTTTTCCGCAAACTTACAAAAAGAAATAGAAGATGATTGCGGTGTGGCCTTCCAGGGTAGGATTAAAGATAAAAGAGCAAGAAAGAAGGTGGGCCTTAAGAAAGGATTTGAACTGGATGCTAAATTTATTGAACTCTGGGACAAGATTAAACACAAAACTACGTATAAGGTGGACTATGACTCCCAGGACCTTATAAAAGCCGCAGGAAAGGCCTTGAGGGACCTGGAAACAGAGATAAAAGCCCCTATCATCAGAACTGTTAAAACTGGCGTCAATATAACTAGCGAAGGCGTATTTGGGACCGTTAAAGGCAGCACAACAAAGGCTATGGCAGCTGGTTTTGAGATACCTAATATCATTGACTATATACAAAGCAGGCTTAGCTCCAAATTAACCCGTAAAACTATATTGGAAATTATCAAGGCCTCTGGCAGGATGGAGGATGTATTAAAGAACCCACAAATGTTTTTAGACCTAGCTATAGGCAAAATAAACAATGTAATGAATGAGCTTATGGTAGACGGCATTAAATATGAAAAGATAGCAGGGCAAGAATGGCAGATGCTTTTGTTTAAGGAACAGGAGATAGAGTCTTATATTGAAAACCTGTACCCTATCAAGAACCAGGATAAGACAATAGCGGATAGCATTGTTATTGATTCCTTATCCAGCCCCGAGCGTCAGTTTGCCGAAGATTGCGAGAATAATGATAACGTGGACTTTTTTATAAAACTACCCGACTGGTTTAAAATAAGAACGCCAATGGGCACTTATAATCCAGACTGGGCGTTAATCTACAAAAATGATAAGAGGATATACTTTGTAGCAGAAACAAAATCTACCCTATCACTGGATAGATTGCGAACGGAAGAGCAGTTAAAAATAAAGTGTGGTAAGGCACATTTTAAAGACTTTAAAGATGTTGAATTTAAGCACGTTACGAAAGTGGGTGATTTAATTTCTTAA
- a CDS encoding type II secretion system protein encodes MKQKIFVNTVKTLRGNLCSRKGFSKVEALCAVIIVIFLIGISVPKFISLHNECQEGNTNYNLARLRSAIAAYYGNNKGTYPTDNLQSLIPVYIESIPFAKVKGHKKSNMVSTEFTGKGGWYYINDKNDPAWGEVKINLDGADSSGVDWRNH; translated from the coding sequence ATGAAACAGAAAATATTTGTAAATACAGTAAAAACTTTGCGCGGGAATTTATGCTCGCGCAAAGGTTTTTCTAAGGTTGAGGCGCTTTGCGCTGTAATAATAGTTATTTTTTTAATAGGTATAAGCGTGCCTAAATTTATTTCTCTTCACAATGAGTGCCAAGAAGGCAACACTAACTATAACCTGGCAAGGCTAAGAAGCGCCATAGCCGCTTACTACGGCAATAATAAAGGCACATATCCTACGGATAATTTGCAGTCTTTAATACCTGTGTATATTGAAAGTATTCCTTTTGCCAAAGTAAAAGGCCATAAAAAATCAAACATGGTAAGCACAGAGTTTACGGGCAAAGGCGGCTGGTATTATATAAACGATAAAAATGACCCTGCCTGGGGTGAAGTTAAAATTAATCTTGACGGCGCTGATTCCAGCGGCGTTGACTGGCGGAATCACTAG
- a CDS encoding prepilin peptidase, whose amino-acid sequence MDIFIIIIAVLFGLIIGSFLNVCICRIPEGKSVAFPPSHCPKCNVKIKWYDNVPVLSYIILCAKCRHCKEKISWQYPVVELLTGLLTGLFVYRYGITIWTGVVLVVVYSLIISSVIDIKIMIIPDRFSIGLIVWGLAFFWCNPNFSGTTLQMFGQSLLGAAVGFGGLLAVALLGYALFRKEAMGGGDIKLMGGVGALLGWQGVITTLVIACLIGLVYSIFLMVTKRADKGSAIPFGPFLSFGALVNLFYFISPSLFLIRY is encoded by the coding sequence GTGGATATATTTATAATAATTATTGCCGTTTTATTCGGCCTTATAATAGGAAGTTTTTTAAACGTTTGCATATGCAGAATACCCGAAGGCAAAAGCGTTGCTTTCCCGCCTTCGCACTGTCCTAAGTGCAACGTTAAAATAAAATGGTATGACAATGTGCCCGTGCTGTCTTATATTATTTTATGCGCCAAGTGCAGACATTGTAAGGAAAAAATTTCATGGCAATACCCTGTTGTGGAGCTTTTAACTGGGCTGCTTACGGGATTATTTGTTTACAGGTATGGTATTACAATATGGACAGGCGTTGTTCTTGTTGTGGTATACAGCCTTATAATATCTTCCGTAATTGATATTAAAATAATGATTATACCTGACAGGTTTTCAATAGGACTTATTGTTTGGGGTCTTGCGTTTTTTTGGTGTAATCCTAACTTTAGCGGAACAACTTTACAAATGTTTGGGCAAAGTTTATTGGGCGCGGCAGTGGGTTTTGGCGGGCTTTTGGCGGTTGCTTTGCTGGGGTACGCTTTGTTTAGGAAAGAAGCTATGGGCGGCGGCGACATTAAACTTATGGGCGGGGTAGGCGCCTTGCTCGGGTGGCAGGGTGTTATAACTACTTTGGTTATAGCCTGTTTAATAGGACTTGTTTATTCTATTTTTTTAATGGTTACCAAACGCGCCGACAAAGGTTCCGCAATTCCGTTCGGTCCGTTTTTAAGCTTCGGCGCTTTAGTAAATTTGTTTTATTTTATATCGCCTTCTCTGTTTTTGATTAGATATTAG